TGACGGAATTTTTGTATGCGGGGGAGGATAGATGGTAGGAGGGGGAATCGGTagagagatggagaagagagcgagaggtgggaggggaggatgggtAGCGATAGGAATAATTTGCAGCGGCGCCACTGGAGCGTCGGTCTTAGGAATCTGAAAAGTGGCTAGGGCCAGCAACGTGGGTTGCTTTGGGTCGTCAAGCGGTCaagacttttttttttcctggtCCACTACCAAGACTTGAGAATTTATTGGCTTGTGTTTCAACACGGAATTCAGAGATGATGCTCGACCTCAAGTACTGCGCAAGAACGGCTCTATTTGTGTGAAATGAaacttcttgtccttgtGCAGCCTTATTGCCTTGGCCGGTGCCCATCGAACCTTCTGGCTCCTGCTGGGGAATTCCCCCTCCGCCACCGCCCGCCCGTCCCGGCAGAATCGAGGGGCTGTCGCTTATCGATATCATCACTCACCCACTCACCACTCACAGAGAGCTGATTCCAAGGCCCCCGAGGCCCGTGTCACTACGATGGCCTGCGATGCGCTCTGCACAATAATGTGTTCACATTCGCTAACAAAATAAGAAGAATACACTTCTGGTACGTAGGACCATCAGAACGGTCTGCTGGGCATCCTTTCAATGACTAATGCCGTAAAAGTTTACGTACTGCCAAGTCCAAATCCACCGCGCATTGCCTTGCCCAAGTCACGTTCTATCAGATTCTTAGGCAACCGTTCCTCGTTTCCGAGACTTTGCCATGCTCGGGGCCTTGCTCAAGCGCGGAGCTTGAGGGCTGTCTCCTTCCGAGACGCTCGGTGCTGTCGTAACGGGATCGGCATATTTACACGAGTCGTTTGATGCAGACTCATGATCACTCGGCACCTGCTCCGACTCGGccgcttctgctgctgcattcATATTTCGCGCTGCTAATGGGTTAACCGAATCGTCTTGAGTGATGGTACAGTTCACATCACTGTCTGGCTTCGATGTCTGAGAACCATCTGTGCTCTGGGTATCGCTGGATGTATCCATACTTTGACGAGAGCTCGGGGTTTCTTGTGCCTTATTGCTGAGGTATAGTTTCTCTTGGTCCATCAAGCTTTCCACTTTATGCGGCATCTCGATGGGCTCCAAGCCAGAGTCGGACGACATCACAGACTCCGTCGACCATGGTGAATGTAGGCCAATCCGAGGGATTTCTGGAAGAGGAGACAAGAACCTCGTCAGGCCGGCTTCTGTGTCATCGACCATACCAGCTTCCCCTCTGGGTCCCATAGATTCGTCGTTTGAAAAACGCCCGGTGACCTTCCTTGGCGGTCGGACGGGcactcctcccctcccttctACTACTGATCGGAAAGTTTCCACTTCGACGTTCAATTCATCCCCCTGCGCTTCCGCCCGCCTTACGGCTTGCTCGGGCGTAGTAAACTCGTCAGCCCTGGCGGCGTCGGTCCTAGGACCTCCCCATGTGCGGTGGCCGGCAGTGAATATACCGTAGACCATGTAAAGCCAGTTGAAAAAAGGGTTCAGAATAAACATTAGCGGATAAAGCCAAGCTTTGTATCGTTTAAGTTTTAGGCCAAAATAGAGCATGAGCGTGTAGTTCAGCACAAGTGATATGACAACAAACCCCACCGGCAGATCATCCACTCTGCTGGTTGTCGTCATGATCGAAATaagcaggatgaagaaaagcaacgCGGTCGTCCGGATGGTGTTCTGCAGAAGGCGAACCAAACATAGAAGCGGATATCGCCTCCATAATCGAACGTCAGTTAGCATACACACTTCGTTAGTGATATAACCAAGGAACCATCGGCGGCGTTGCTTCAGGAGGCTACTGAATGTCTGCACTGCTTCTGTCTTGCAGAAGGCTGCTGTACACATTTGGATTTGATAGCGCTTCCTGGCTCCAATCATGAAAAGGTGCGTTAGCCAGCGATCTTCACCCAGGTAACACTTCCCGTAGTCGAATAAATCTTCACATTGCTCAGCTTTGTCTGCAAAGTAATATTTGGCCATTTTGCGAAATGCAGAGAACCGAAGGATTGTCAGAGCTCCAGGAAGGCAAGTTACTGCACCACAGCC
This region of Aspergillus puulaauensis MK2 DNA, chromosome 5, nearly complete sequence genomic DNA includes:
- the chsD gene encoding chitin synthase D (COG:M;~EggNog:ENOG410PJ2V;~InterPro:IPR029044,IPR004835;~PFAM:PF03142,PF13632;~TransMembrane:3 (i295-317o329-348i355-378o);~go_function: GO:0004100 - chitin synthase activity [Evidence IEA];~go_function: GO:0016758 - transferase activity, transferring hexosyl groups [Evidence IEA]), whose amino-acid sequence is MPVYKEEPEVLIKAVDSVVGSDYPSCCIHVFLSYDGSFIDEPYLRVINHLGIPISLRNYPQSIDVTYKGSRITVSRFRHGGKRHCQKQTFRLIDKVYADYLKQHDDLFVLFIDSDCMLDRLCLQNFMYDMELKPGSKRNMLAMAGIITSTTEKNSLITVLQDMEYIHGQLFERSVESGCGAVTCLPGALTILRFSAFRKMAKYYFADKAEQCEDLFDYGKCYLGEDRWLTHLFMIGARKRYQIQMCTAAFCKTEAVQTFSSLLKQRRRWFLGYITNEVCMLTDVRLWRRYPLLCLVRLLQNTIRTTALLFFILLISIMTTTSRVDDLPVGFVVISLVLNYTLMLYFGLKLKRYKAWLYPLMFILNPFFNWLYMVYGIFTAGHRTWGGPRTDAARADEFTTPEQAVRRAEAQGDELNVEVETFRSVVEGRGGVPVRPPRKVTGRFSNDESMGPRGEAGMVDDTEAGLTRFLSPLPEIPRIGLHSPWSTESVMSSDSGLEPIEMPHKVESLMDQEKLYLSNKAQETPSSRQSMDTSSDTQSTDGSQTSKPDSDVNCTITQDDSVNPLAARNMNAAAEAAESEQVPSDHESASNDSCKYADPVTTAPSVSEGDSPQAPRLSKAPSMAKSRKRGTVA